In a genomic window of Octopus bimaculoides isolate UCB-OBI-ISO-001 chromosome 25, ASM119413v2, whole genome shotgun sequence:
- the LOC106873152 gene encoding collagenase 3 produces the protein MVTLFLPLPILRRCLSLVFLFSSFVFFVNCSTDGRTTTKGIVIRHLLSQTASTDLEGRSSHPTEEAPVGLLVSTAAASATTITTTTTTPSDVNAGGDSGFGGAWGGVWPRNHFEGVNYLIRYGYLHPGYGWFLGNTEAKIELQAALQRYQRVAGITVTGFFDESTFKMMRKKRCGVPDMNYAPSLGLREAISPRRKRRFALQGSKWKHREITYKVSDYPQNLSHHDVDATINTAFKVWSNITFLQFTWKPRDIVDINIRFLSGNHGDGMPFDGPDGITAHAFFPNSNNDDFDGDIHFDADENWVLSNKADQKSGQISLLCQAIHQIGHSLGLFHSESTSAQMWPYIMECNGTSVHADDIQALQSLYSPSEGIQTAVSSNMSTSKDENFEDDHSGSQGSSSTTVSSSHLTSPSMSAGDRFWWTHSQDTQTERQTYPYWYRFSRLGPSTTSPSALLTSAQTTVRPKYCDGRLDAITVATDHLTYGFRDELVFRFNQINVDYTFPKKIQEVFPRGPLSVDAAVTFSKNRKKAALGSTYLIKGNLVWRYRHTEDGFQLEHFYPKPWAKEWDVTGTKIESAFKLGRKIYLLIDNRIWLLKGKKSRQRKYHEKKRIKLFNQLPDFQAAVQWINRNTYFFTGSEYYRADLPAQRRRYVLNGPRDTAYWWFGCNEIPHIRQPFEDKGDNGWDLELTK, from the exons ATGGTCACTTTATTTCTGCCTTTGCCCATCTTACGGCGATGTTTATCCCTCGTTTTCCTTTTCTCGTCTTTCGTCTTCTTTGTAAATTGTTCCACTGATGGAAGAACAACAACGAAAGGAATCGTCATACGACATTTACTGTCGCAGACAGCATCTACGGACTTAGAAGGTAGAAGTTCGCATCCGACCGAAGAAGCCCCAGTTGGTCTACTAGTCAGCACCGCTGCCGCCTctgctaccaccattactactactaccaccacacccAGCGACGTTAATGCGGGTGGTGATAGTGGTTTTGGTGGCGCTTGGGGTGgggtttggcccaggaaccacttcGAAGGTGTG aaTTATCTAATACGGTATGGTTACCTCCATCCTGGTTACGGGTGGTTCCTTGGAAATACTGAAGCCAAAATTGAACTCCAAGCTGCTCTCCAGAGATACCAAAGGGTTGCAGGAATAACTGTTACAG GTTTCTTTGATGAAAGTACATTCAAAATGATGAGGAAAAAACGATGTGGTGTTCCAGATATGAATTATGCACCAAGTTTAGGTCTGAGAGAAGCTATTTCTCCACGTCGCAAGCGAAGATTTGCTTTACAAG GGTCAAAGTGGAAGCATCGTGAAATTACATACAAGGTCAGTGACTATCCCCAAAACCTGTCCCACCATGATGTGGATGCTACCATAAACACTGCATTCAAg GTTTGGAGCAATATAACATTTCTACAGTTTACGTGGAAGCCAAGGGATATTGTAGACATCAACATCCGGTTCCTGTCTGGTAACCATGGTGATGGGATGCCATTTGATGGGCCAGATGGAATCACAGCTCATGCTTTCTTCccaaacagcaacaacgatgactTTGATGGAGACATTCATTTTGATGCTGATGAAAACTGGGTGCTGAGTAATAAAGCTGACCAAAAATCAG GTCAGATCAGTCTACTGTGTCAAGCAATCCACCAAATTGGTCACTCATTAGGATTATTCCACTCTGAGAGCACTTCAGCACAAATGTGGCCATACATCATGGAATGTAATGGCACTTCAGTGCATGCTGATGACATTCAAGCATTACAGTCACTCTACA GTCCATCTGAGGGCATCCAAACTGCAGTTTCTAGTAATATGTCAACCAGCAAGGATGAGAACTTTGAAGACGATCATTCAGGGTCACAGGGTTCAAGTTCTACGACAGTCAGCAGCTCCCACTTGACCAGCCCATCAATGTCAGCTGGAGATAGATTCTGGTGGACACACAgccaagacacacagacagaacgaCAAACCTATCCATATTGGTACCGTTTCTCCAGACTGGGGCCATCAACAACCTCACCATCGGCCTTACTGACATCAGCTCAAACTACAGTTAGGCCAAAGTACTGTGATGGCAGATTGGATGCTATCACTGTTGCAACAGATCACCTGACCTATGGATTTAGAg atGAACTCGTGTTCAGATTCAACCAGATCAATGTTGATTACACATTTCCAAAGAAAATTCAAGAAGTCTTCCCCAGGGGTCCTTTGTCTGTAGATGCTGCAGTGACCTTCAGTAAAAATCGAAAGAAAGCAGCCCTTGGTAGCACATACCTGATAAAA GGCAACCTAGTTTGGCGCTACAGACACACAGAGGACGGTTTCCAACTGGAACATTTCTATCCAAAACCCTGGGCCAAAGAATGGGATGTAACTGGTACCAAAATTGAATCAGCCTTTAAATTAGGCCGGAAAATCTACCTGTTAATTG ACAATCGAATCTGGTTGTTGAAAGGCAAGAAATCTCGTCAACGGAAGTATCATGAGAAGAAGCGAATTAAACTGTTTAACCAGCTACCAGACTTCCAGGCTGCAGTACAATGGATCAACAggaatacctatttctttactggcAGCGAGTATTACAGAGCTGACTTGCCAGCACAGAGGAGACGTTATGTACTGAATGGACCGAGAGATACAGCATATTGGTGGTTTGGCTGTAATGAAATACCACACATACGGCAACCTTTTGAAGATAAAGGTGATAATGGGTGGGATCTTGAACTGACTAAATAA